Proteins encoded in a region of the Sulfitobacter alexandrii genome:
- a CDS encoding ABC transporter permease yields the protein MLWLVTLIILPHVGMFIVSLREKVGVREYETSFANYAVFFNEPLYWNTFARTAYMSIAATVLTLLIGFPIAYYIAKLTRGRSKTTLFLMCLIPFWVSELVRTFGWMILLRETGIFSNLLQYVGLADAPVEMLYNDAAIMVGLVYTSMLFMVVPLVTTLDSLDDSLIEASYDLGASGFAILREIVIPHAMPGIVSGCIVVFMLSLGNYLTPILLGGKDSLWFTGLIYSQFITRFNWELGSAFGFLLLALSSVIVFAGLKLTRQSLGKTMGQA from the coding sequence ATGCTGTGGCTGGTGACACTCATCATCCTGCCGCATGTGGGGATGTTCATCGTATCGCTGCGCGAAAAGGTCGGCGTGCGTGAATATGAAACCAGCTTTGCCAACTACGCGGTGTTCTTCAACGAGCCGCTTTACTGGAACACTTTCGCGCGCACCGCCTATATGTCCATCGCGGCCACGGTGCTGACGCTGCTGATCGGCTTTCCCATCGCCTATTACATTGCCAAGCTGACGCGCGGGCGCAGCAAGACGACGCTGTTCCTGATGTGCCTGATCCCGTTCTGGGTCAGCGAGCTGGTGCGCACATTCGGCTGGATGATCCTCCTGCGCGAGACGGGCATCTTTTCGAACCTGCTGCAATACGTGGGGCTGGCCGATGCCCCGGTCGAGATGCTGTACAATGACGCCGCGATCATGGTGGGGCTGGTCTATACGTCGATGCTGTTCATGGTGGTGCCACTGGTCACGACGCTGGACAGCCTTGACGACAGCCTGATCGAGGCGAGCTATGACCTGGGCGCCAGCGGTTTCGCAATCCTGCGCGAGATCGTCATTCCCCATGCCATGCCGGGCATCGTGTCGGGCTGCATCGTCGTATTCATGCTGTCGCTCGGCAATTACCTGACCCCGATCCTCTTGGGTGGCAAGGACAGCCTGTGGTTCACTGGGCTGATCTACAGCCAGTTCATCACCCGCTTCAACTGGGAGCTGGGATCGGCCTTCGGCTTCCTGCTGCTGGCCCTGTCCTCGGTCATCGTGTTCGCGGGGCTGAAACT
- a CDS encoding ABC transporter ATP-binding protein, whose translation MSAIPDLECRDISKSFDDFKAVDHVSFSVPQGKFFSILGPSGCGKTTLLRMIAGFQKPSSGDLLIKGRSVVDVPPNKRPVSMVFQHLALFPMMNIGANVGFGLRQRGVNKTDVKKQVERVLERVGLAGVADRAVSSLSGGQKQRVAIARCMVLEPDVLLLDEPLGALDLKLREHMKIELKQLQSEFNTTFVYITHDQSEALVMSDQIAVMNRGVFEQVGTAKELYYEPKTAFVAGFVGEANRIAATVEDAGAGLLTLRTEAGQPLRGVAAAEGLARGDRAEVFVRPEAVRLSRTGGDTDGNTGAGTVQSVLFNGANSHVLLRDAQSGAEITVALPQTGEFRDLNQGDTLHYRWAPDQTRVYARG comes from the coding sequence ATGAGTGCAATACCCGACCTCGAATGTCGTGACATCTCGAAGAGTTTCGATGATTTCAAGGCGGTCGACCACGTCAGTTTCAGTGTCCCGCAGGGCAAGTTCTTTTCCATCCTCGGTCCGTCAGGCTGTGGCAAGACGACCCTGTTGCGGATGATCGCGGGGTTCCAGAAACCGTCGAGCGGGGATCTGCTGATCAAGGGGCGGTCGGTGGTGGACGTGCCGCCGAACAAGCGGCCCGTGTCGATGGTGTTTCAGCACCTGGCCCTGTTCCCGATGATGAACATCGGCGCGAACGTCGGTTTCGGCCTGCGCCAGCGCGGCGTGAACAAGACGGACGTGAAGAAGCAGGTGGAGCGCGTTCTGGAACGCGTGGGGCTGGCCGGGGTCGCGGACCGGGCGGTCAGTTCGTTGTCGGGTGGCCAGAAACAGCGTGTGGCCATCGCCCGCTGCATGGTGCTGGAGCCGGATGTTCTGCTGCTGGACGAACCCTTGGGCGCGCTGGACCTCAAGCTGCGCGAACACATGAAGATCGAGCTCAAGCAGCTTCAGTCGGAATTCAACACCACGTTTGTCTACATCACCCACGACCAGTCCGAGGCGCTGGTGATGTCGGACCAGATCGCGGTGATGAACCGCGGTGTCTTTGAACAGGTGGGCACGGCGAAGGAGCTGTACTACGAACCGAAGACCGCCTTTGTCGCCGGGTTCGTGGGCGAGGCGAACCGCATCGCCGCCACGGTCGAGGACGCGGGCGCGGGCCTGTTGACACTGCGAACGGAGGCAGGCCAGCCCCTGCGTGGCGTGGCGGCGGCAGAGGGGCTGGCGCGGGGCGATCGGGCCGAGGTCTTTGTCCGGCCCGAGGCCGTGCGCCTGTCGCGGACGGGTGGAGACACGGACGGCAACACCGGCGCGGGTACGGTGCAGAGCGTGCTGTTCAATGGCGCGAATTCCCATGTGCTCTTGCGCGACGCGCAAAGCGGGGCCGAGATCACGGTCGCGCTGCCGCAGACCGGGGAGTTCCGCGATCTGAACCAGGGCGACACCCTGCACTATCGCTGGGCCCCGGACCAGACGCGGGTCTACGCCCGTGGCTGA
- a CDS encoding extracellular solute-binding protein gives MKTILTTVAAVALCSAAQADTLRLLTWGGYAPENVIEMFEAETGHTVEVTKSNNEEMIAKLRATNGGGFDLAQPSQDRIAGPQAEFGIYKPLDMSKIDTSLFIPSMLEATKGNTTVDGEVYGVPHVWGTSGLVVNTAEAADVKDYTDLCNEDVSGKVSYRLKRPTLIGFAYAMGLDPFAAYGDEAAYKDILDQVEAKLIECKPNVKTYWDGGDELKNLLRSGEVVASMAWDTGGWQLNDDNADITFVAPESGALGWIDTFVLPARGRADDAAYAWINFVMKPEIAAMITASAGNFTASKGGDANVDDALKAKYQASFPQEAIDNIKWYPPVPAGLEALEGAALDRINAAN, from the coding sequence ATGAAAACCATTCTGACAACCGTTGCCGCCGTGGCGCTCTGCTCGGCCGCGCAGGCGGACACGCTGCGCCTTCTCACCTGGGGAGGCTACGCCCCCGAGAACGTGATCGAGATGTTCGAGGCCGAGACCGGCCATACCGTCGAGGTGACGAAATCCAACAACGAGGAAATGATCGCGAAGCTGCGCGCGACCAACGGCGGCGGCTTTGACCTTGCCCAGCCGAGCCAGGACCGCATCGCGGGTCCGCAGGCCGAATTCGGCATCTACAAGCCGCTCGACATGTCCAAGATCGATACGAGCCTGTTCATCCCCTCGATGCTGGAAGCGACCAAGGGCAACACCACGGTGGACGGCGAAGTCTATGGCGTGCCGCACGTCTGGGGCACCTCGGGTCTGGTGGTGAACACGGCGGAAGCCGCCGACGTCAAGGATTACACCGACCTTTGCAACGAGGACGTGTCTGGCAAGGTGTCCTACCGGCTGAAGCGCCCGACGCTGATCGGGTTCGCCTATGCCATGGGTCTCGATCCCTTTGCCGCCTACGGCGACGAGGCGGCCTACAAGGACATCCTCGATCAGGTCGAAGCCAAGCTGATCGAGTGCAAGCCCAACGTGAAGACCTACTGGGACGGCGGAGATGAGTTGAAGAACCTCCTGCGCTCGGGCGAGGTGGTCGCGTCCATGGCATGGGACACCGGCGGCTGGCAGCTGAACGACGACAACGCCGACATCACCTTTGTCGCGCCGGAATCGGGCGCGTTGGGCTGGATCGACACCTTCGTGCTTCCCGCACGCGGCCGGGCGGACGATGCCGCCTACGCCTGGATCAACTTTGTCATGAAGCCGGAAATCGCGGCGATGATCACCGCATCCGCCGGCAACTTCACCGCGTCCAAGGGCGGCGATGCGAATGTCGACGACGCGCTGAAGGCCAAGTACCAAGCCAGCTTCCCGCAAGAGGCCATCGACAACATCAAGTGGTATCCGCCGGTGCCCGCCGGGCTGGAGGCGCTGGAAGGTGCCGCGCTTGACCGGATCAACGCCGCCAACTGA
- the ugpC gene encoding sn-glycerol-3-phosphate ABC transporter ATP-binding protein UgpC, translated as MATVSLDGIKKTFGKTEVIHGIDMEIEDGEFIVIVGPSGCGKSTLLRMVAGLETVTEGEVRIGGARVNDREPMERDIAMVFQNYALYPHMSVFDNMAYGLKIAGTPKAEIAERVNEAAALLQLGDYLKRRPRELSGGQRQRVAMGRAIVRKPSAFLFDEPLSNLDAKLRVQMRLEIKQLQRRLGVTSLYVTHDQVEAMTLADRMIVMNAGRADQIGAPLEVYANPQTEFVAGFIGSPPMNFLPAGLATDAPEGAKTLGVRPENMVLAGQGTAATAIYNEALGAETLVHVDLADGTRATVRQDANVPLPTEGAAVHLQWRDTDRIFFDTEGRRC; from the coding sequence ATGGCGACAGTCAGCCTGGACGGCATCAAGAAGACATTCGGCAAGACCGAGGTGATCCACGGCATCGACATGGAGATCGAGGACGGCGAGTTCATCGTGATCGTCGGGCCGTCGGGCTGCGGCAAGTCCACGCTGTTGCGTATGGTGGCGGGGCTGGAGACCGTGACCGAGGGCGAGGTGCGGATCGGCGGCGCGCGGGTGAACGACCGCGAACCGATGGAGCGCGACATCGCCATGGTGTTCCAGAACTACGCGCTTTATCCCCACATGTCGGTTTTCGACAACATGGCTTACGGGCTCAAGATCGCGGGCACCCCCAAGGCCGAGATCGCCGAGCGGGTGAACGAGGCGGCGGCGCTGCTGCAACTGGGCGACTACCTGAAACGGCGGCCGCGCGAGTTGTCCGGCGGGCAGCGCCAGCGCGTTGCCATGGGACGCGCCATCGTGCGCAAGCCCTCGGCGTTCCTGTTCGACGAGCCGCTGTCGAACCTCGACGCCAAGCTGCGGGTGCAGATGCGGCTGGAGATCAAGCAGTTGCAGCGTCGGCTGGGGGTCACTTCGCTGTACGTGACCCACGACCAGGTGGAGGCGATGACCCTTGCCGACCGGATGATCGTGATGAACGCGGGCCGCGCGGACCAGATCGGCGCGCCGCTGGAGGTCTACGCGAACCCGCAGACCGAATTCGTCGCCGGTTTCATCGGCTCGCCGCCGATGAACTTTCTGCCCGCCGGTCTGGCGACGGACGCGCCGGAGGGGGCAAAGACGCTGGGCGTCCGGCCGGAGAACATGGTGCTGGCGGGGCAGGGGACCGCGGCGACCGCGATCTACAACGAGGCACTGGGCGCCGAAACGCTGGTGCATGTGGACCTCGCCGACGGCACCCGCGCCACCGTGCGTCAGGATGCCAATGTGCCTCTGCCGACCGAAGGCGCCGCCGTTCACCTGCAGTGGCGGGACACCGACCGGATATTCTTTGACACGGAGGGCCGACGGTGCTGA
- the ugpE gene encoding sn-glycerol-3-phosphate ABC transporter permease UgpE: MVEKRGFGHWMTHVGLIIGLLFIFFPIWLAFVASTVSQPEIVKPPMPLLPGDQFFENYRKALVSGINAPVALMMLNSLVMALGITFGKIVISLLSAFAIVYFKFPGRRLFFWLIFLTLMLPVEVRIVPTYEVVANFGMLNSYSGLIFPLIASATATFLFRQFFMTVPDELAEAARVDGAKPMRFFWDILLPMSRTNIAALFVILFIYGWNQYLWPLLITTDPSMNTIVMGIKQMFPSGDDIADWPVIMATSILAMIPPVIVVISMQKLFIRGLVDSEK, from the coding sequence ATGGTCGAGAAACGCGGTTTCGGGCATTGGATGACCCATGTGGGACTGATCATCGGGCTGCTGTTCATCTTCTTCCCGATCTGGCTGGCCTTCGTCGCCTCGACGGTGTCGCAACCCGAGATCGTGAAGCCGCCGATGCCCTTGCTGCCGGGTGACCAGTTCTTTGAAAACTACCGCAAGGCGCTGGTGTCCGGCATCAATGCGCCGGTGGCGCTGATGATGCTGAATTCGCTGGTGATGGCGCTGGGGATCACCTTTGGCAAGATCGTGATCTCGCTGCTGTCGGCCTTCGCGATCGTCTATTTCAAGTTTCCGGGGCGGCGCCTGTTCTTCTGGCTGATCTTCCTGACGCTGATGCTGCCGGTCGAAGTGCGCATTGTCCCGACCTACGAGGTCGTGGCGAACTTCGGCATGCTGAACAGCTATTCCGGGCTGATCTTTCCGCTGATTGCCAGCGCCACGGCGACCTTCCTGTTTCGCCAGTTCTTCATGACCGTGCCGGACGAACTGGCCGAGGCGGCGCGCGTGGACGGGGCGAAACCGATGCGCTTCTTCTGGGACATCCTGCTGCCCATGAGCCGCACGAACATCGCGGCGCTTTTCGTGATCCTGTTCATCTACGGCTGGAACCAGTACCTGTGGCCTTTGCTGATCACGACGGACCCGTCGATGAACACCATCGTCATGGGGATCAAGCAGATGTTCCCGAGCGGCGACGACATCGCGGACTGGCCGGTCATCATGGCGACTTCCATCCTGGCGATGATCCCGCCGGTCATCGTGGTGATCAGCATGCAGAAGCTGTTCATCCGCGGCCTCGTAGACAGTGAGAAATAG
- the ugpA gene encoding sn-glycerol-3-phosphate ABC transporter permease UgpA, translating to MEKRVTFKGVWLPLLLVLPQMIITAVFFFYPAGQAIWQSLFIPDPFGLSMQYVGLGNFEYLLSNSYYRASFVTTAIFSVAVTVVSMGVALYLAVLADRLIKGSGVYRTLLIWPYAVAPAVAGVLWLFMFNTRVGVVTWYLGMLGYDWNHVLNGDEAMTLVVIASAWGRISYNFLFFLAGLQAIPRSVIEAAAIDGARFWTRFRTIVWPLLSPTTFFLLVVNIVYAFFETFGVIHTITSGGPQQSTTILVYKVYKDGFVGQDLGSSAAQSVILLLIVGALTIVQFKFIERRVHY from the coding sequence ATGGAAAAGCGCGTCACCTTCAAGGGCGTTTGGCTGCCGCTGCTGCTGGTTCTGCCGCAGATGATCATCACGGCGGTCTTCTTCTTCTACCCGGCGGGGCAGGCGATCTGGCAGTCGCTGTTCATTCCCGATCCCTTCGGCCTGTCGATGCAGTACGTGGGCCTTGGCAATTTCGAATACCTGCTAAGCAACTCCTATTACCGTGCGAGTTTCGTCACCACCGCGATCTTTTCCGTCGCCGTGACGGTGGTGTCGATGGGCGTCGCGCTTTACCTCGCCGTGCTGGCGGACCGGCTGATCAAGGGGTCGGGTGTCTACCGGACGCTGTTGATCTGGCCTTACGCCGTGGCGCCTGCCGTGGCCGGGGTGCTGTGGCTGTTCATGTTCAACACGCGCGTGGGCGTGGTGACATGGTACCTCGGGATGCTGGGCTATGACTGGAACCACGTCCTGAACGGGGACGAGGCGATGACCCTTGTCGTCATCGCGTCCGCATGGGGGCGGATCAGCTATAACTTCCTGTTCTTCCTCGCCGGTCTGCAGGCGATCCCGCGCAGCGTGATCGAGGCGGCGGCAATCGACGGCGCGCGGTTCTGGACCCGGTTTCGCACCATCGTCTGGCCGCTGCTGTCACCGACGACGTTCTTCCTGCTGGTGGTGAACATCGTCTATGCCTTCTTCGAGACCTTCGGCGTGATCCATACGATCACCAGCGGCGGGCCGCAGCAATCGACCACGATCCTCGTCTACAAGGTCTACAAGGACGGGTTTGTCGGGCAGGACCTTGGATCGTCGGCGGCGCAATCGGTGATCCTGCTGCTGATCGTCGGGGCGCTGACCATCGTGCAGTTCAAATTCATCGAACGCAGGGTGCATTACTGA
- a CDS encoding ribbon-helix-helix domain-containing protein, whose translation MTVKISVSISDQQAEYARKQVAEGRFSSTSAVIQQALEAKRKEDEEYEAEKEAFRTLLERRAKGGFVPLSTFRENMMRTLDEKAGRIDLDD comes from the coding sequence ATGACCGTCAAGATCTCAGTCTCCATTTCGGATCAACAGGCCGAATACGCCCGCAAGCAGGTGGCCGAAGGCCGGTTTTCGTCCACCTCCGCCGTGATCCAGCAAGCGCTGGAGGCCAAGCGGAAGGAGGACGAGGAATACGAGGCGGAGAAAGAGGCGTTTCGCACCCTTCTTGAACGCCGCGCGAAAGGTGGCTTCGTCCCGTTGTCGACGTTCCGCGAGAACATGATGCGGACGTTGGACGAAAAGGCGGGCAGGATTGACCTGGACGATTGA
- a CDS encoding type II toxin-antitoxin system RelE/ParE family toxin has translation MTWTIEISEEAYVDLELHHAHLLKSQIAFGHAPDDAMALARTGIVRMLDIAERLADMPHVGTKHPDLLVGIRHVTIERCIFWFRPDTDTRVIRILAVFRSGQDHFKHIIARLGNAEKEDG, from the coding sequence TTGACCTGGACGATTGAAATTTCCGAAGAAGCCTATGTCGATCTCGAACTTCACCATGCGCATCTGCTGAAATCGCAGATCGCGTTCGGCCATGCACCGGACGATGCGATGGCCCTGGCGCGCACCGGGATCGTCAGGATGCTGGACATCGCGGAACGGCTTGCCGACATGCCGCATGTGGGTACCAAGCATCCCGACCTTCTGGTCGGAATACGGCACGTCACGATAGAACGCTGCATTTTCTGGTTCCGTCCCGATACGGACACGCGCGTCATCCGCATATTGGCCGTCTTCAGGAGCGGTCAGGATCATTTCAAGCACATCATCGCCCGCCTCGGGAATGCGGAGAAGGAGGACGGCTGA